The Spirochaetota bacterium genomic sequence ATGGAAGTAAAATCATAGTACCTCTTTTTATAGCCCTACCTAATATAAGCCTGTATCCCTTGCCGATATGAGATAGCACGACTAAGGAAAGAGCAATTTGAGTGAAGCGACTAAAAGGGAAATGAAGCTCATATCGGTCGTTGTAGAATCGTTTTTTGAAATGGATTCTTTTACCTTTTATATTTCATTTTCATGTAAAGACCGCCATCTTTCAATTCTTCTATCATTTGATTCAATCTTTTTTGTTTAGTTTCTTCACGAACAGCTATAGTAATCCATCCAATATAATCATTTTGTTGATATGCTGGT encodes the following:
- a CDS encoding YdeI/OmpD-associated family protein, whose amino-acid sequence is MEDKFKNLKRPRYPMLSFIEDALNDNNLMNEYKERPAYQQNDYIGWITIAVREETKQKRLNQMIEELKDGGLYMKMKYKR